In a genomic window of Glycine max cultivar Williams 82 chromosome 13, Glycine_max_v4.0, whole genome shotgun sequence:
- the LOC100798709 gene encoding polyphenol oxidase A1, chloroplastic, with product MASIFPISRMSFTDFSAPLPISISSSSSTFPLSQTPCKPTKHSKPKRHHVSKVSCHSNQNNSAPNPEEGKPSHNIVAGKNRRDVLIGFGGLYGASTLTNNNNNNPLAIAAPILPPDLKTCGPPDLATGAKPVNCCPPISSTIIDFKLPSSGAPLRVRPAAHLVNDVYIAKYREALKRMKALSPNDPRNFTQQANVHCAYCDGAYHQVGFPNLDLQVHNCWLFFPYHRWYLYFYERILGNLIGDPTFALPFWNWDNPKGGMTIPSFYVDKNSPLYDPLRNLNHQPPVLIDLDYNRRDDDDPSASESVDPNEQIASNLSIMYRNVISNGKLPRLFLGSPYRAGDEPEPGAGSLENVPHGPVHSWTGDKREPNRENMGIFYSAARDPIFFSHHANVDRMWSIWKTIPGGKRRDFTDPDWLESAFFFYDENKNLVRVKVKDSLDTRKLGYVYQDVDIPWLKNKPKPKRSKAKKLALAQDFIVGAAQAVETTPKSVKFPLTLDSKVSTLVKRPKLLRSKEEKEEEEEVLVIDGIEFDRNKAVKFDVFINDEDDKVITPSNTEFAGSFVSVPHSHVHKNKKIKTCFRVGLTDLLEDLEAENDDSILVTLVPKYGKGLVTIRDIKIELETE from the coding sequence ATGGCTTCTATCTTCCCTATTTCTCGTATGTCCTTCACTGATTTCTCTGCACCCCTTCCCATTTCCATAAGTTCCTCATCTTCCACATTCCCACTTTCTCAAACACCATGCAAACCCACTAAACATAGCAAACCAAAACGCCATCATGTTTCCAAAGTGTCATGCCATAGTAACCAAAACAACTCAGCACCAAACCCAGAAGAAGGAAAACCATCACACAACATTGTAGCTGGAAAAAATAGGAGGGATGTTCTCATTGGCTTTGGAGGACTTTATGGTGCTTCAACTCTtaccaacaataacaacaacaaccctTTAGCCATAGCTGCTCCCATTCTCCCTCCTGACCTAAAAACCTGTGGTCCACCTGACTTAGCAACTGGTGCAAAACCTGTTAATTGTTGCCCTCCAATATCTTCTACCATCATAGACTTCAAGCTCCCTTCTTCTGGAGCACCCCTTAGGGTTAGACCAGCTGCTCATTTAGTCAACGATGTCTACATAGCCAAGTATAGGGAAGCCCTTAAGCGCATGAAAGCCCTTTCACCTAATGACCCTCGAAATTTCACCCAACAAGCTAATGTCCATTGTGCTTATTGTGATGGTGCCTATCACCAAGTAGGGTTTCCTAACCTTGACCTCCAAGTCCACAACTGTTGGCTATTCTTCCCTTACCACCGTTGGTACCTTTATTTCTATGAGAGAATCTTGGGAAACTTGATTGGTGACCCAACTTTCGCTCTTCCATTTTGGAACTGGGACAATCCTAAAGGTGGCATGACAATCCCTTCCTTTTACGTAGATAAAAACTCACCTTTGTATGACCCTCTTAGGAATCTTAATCATCAACCCCCAGTTCTCATAGACCTAGACTATAACAGAAGGGACGATGATGATCCTAGTGCTAGTGAAAGTGTAGATCCCAATGAACAAATCGCTAGCAACCTTTCTATAATGTATAGGAATGTTATCTCCAATGGGAAACTCCCAAGGCTTTTCCTTGGAAGCCCTTATCGTGCTGGAGATGAACCTGAACCTGGTGCTGGCTCTTTGGAGAACGTTCCACATGGTCCTGTTCACTCTTGGACTGGTGATAAGAGAGAGCCTAACCGTGAGAACATGGGAATCTTCTATTCTGCTGCGAGAGACCCCATTTTCTTTTCTCACCATGCCAACGTGGATAGGATGTGGAGCATATGGAAAACAATACCAGGTGGGAAAAGAAGGGATTTCACTGACCCTGATTGGTTAGAGTCCGCATTTTTCTTCTACGATGAGAACAAGAACCTTGTGCGCGTGAAGGTGAAGGATTCTCTTGACACAAGAAAGTTGGGGTATGTTTACCAAGATGTTGACATTCCATGGCTCAAGAATAAGCCTAAACCTAAAAGATCTAAAGCTAAGAAGTTGGCATTGGCACAAGATTTTATAGTTGGTGCAGCACAAGCTGTTGAGACTACACCAAAGAGTGTTAAGTTCCCTTTAACTTTGGATTCAAAGGTAAGCACACTTGTTAAAAGGCCAAAGCTGTTGAGGAGCaaggaggagaaggaagaagaggaggaggtgTTGGTGATTGATGGGATTGAGTTTGATAGGAATAAAGCGGTGAAGTTTGATGTATTTATCAATGATGAAGATGACAAGGTGATAACACCTAGTAATACTGAGTTTGCGGGAAGCTTTGTGAGTGTGCCTCATTCACATGTGCACAAAAACAAGAAGATCAAAACTTGCTTTAGAGTGGGATTAACGGATTTGTTAGAAGACTTAGAAGCTGAAAATGATGATAGCATTTTGGTGACGTTGGTACCTAAGTATGGGAAAGGACTTGTTACAATTCGGGACATTAAGATAGAGCTCGAAACGGAATGA
- the LOC100799762 gene encoding uncharacterized protein At4g04980 → MVEIHKKILAFRDIMDLAPCNSSASLREMVMKTLKDLHGLYPGIIPKNEVSKIKDKPIDKSMAYFCKALKSLGESWMMNNDWMNKLNIVLPSCKDNNNMRQLEDKVQIHNFNSPRHCFICFAGETMLTTLDSLMKLASERFDIELTEEDEHKKEFSPRSSSFGKHIMRSTSFSDSSFSCCSSPATPKSVLPELMKYSARSGDSPRSSCASPLLLSLRVQAVGKLNPIDVKRLSFQMSPTQIHKIEEEPSVPTTELDDKASNIIHGKDSSEDLVFHLDATEEELESIINDHKTNKPQAIREVRLSLSPGQFQPKSPPKPPQIPLEQQEQVLVSSPPITQQDPPKPCIPQPPPPPPPLPSMIMVKATPPPPPPPPPPLPPSPPPPPTASSSMIKPNVTLPPPPPPPPPPPPSAPKLEQSVAPIIKMVPPPPPPPPPKGSTSSGGSATTAAAPPPPPPIPLKGGSVPAPPPPVPGGAKGGAPPPPPPLGGGRSLGARATTKLKRSTQLGNLYRTLKGKVEGSSLNGKSLAGKKGGIGAASTGGKQGMADALAEMTKRSSYFQQIEEDVQKYTKQILELRSTITNFKTKDMTELSRFHRDVESVLENLTDESQVLSRFEGFPTKKLEALRMAAALYNKLDSILTELQNWKIVPPLGQQLEKIERYFTKIKTELDALERTKDEESKKFKGHNIEFDFHILVKIKEALVDVSSSCMELALKENRNAAAKNDAPKKEGGSMLWKSFQFAFRIYTFAGGIDDRADKLTRELAQEIESDPNTNPNPNQP, encoded by the exons ATGGTGGAGATCCATAAGAAGATCTTGGCATTCAGAGACATCATGGACCTAGCTCCATGTAACAGCTCTGCTTCCTTACGTGAG ATGGTAATGAAAACCCTGAAAGATCTGCACGGGCTTTACCCAGGGATCATACCAAAAAATGAAGTGTCAAAGATTAAGGACAAGCCTATAGACAAG TCTATGGCCTACTTCTGCAAGGCTTTGAAGTCTCTTGGAGAGTCATGGATGATGAACAATGATTGGATGAATAAGCTCAATATTGTATTACCATCATGCAAGGATAACAACAACATGCGTCAATTGG AAGACAAAGtccaaattcataattttaatagtCCAAGacattgttttatttgttttgcagGTGAGACAATGTTGACCACTCTAGATTCCTTGATGAAGTTAGCAAGTGAGAGGTTTGACATAGAATtgacagaagaagatgagcacAAGAAAGAATTCAGCCCACGTTCAAGCTCATTTGGGAAACATATAATGAGATCAACTTCCTTTTCAGATAGCAGCTTCTCTTGTTGCTCTTCTCCTGCCACACCTAAATCTGTTCTCCCAGAGTTGATGAAGTACTCAGCAAGATCAGGAGACAGTCCAAGGAGTTCTTGTGCCTCACCACTTCTTCTGTCTCTCAGAGTTCAAGCTGTGGGAAAGTTGAACCCTATTGATGTAAAGCGCTTGTCTTTTCAGATGTCACCAACACAAATACACAAGATAGAAGAGGAACCATCAGTACCCACCACAGAATTGGATGACAAGGCCTCAAATATTATTCATGGAAAGGACTCATCAGAAGACCTAGTGTTTCACTTGGACGCAACTGAGGAGGAGTTAGAAAGCATAATCAATGATCATAAAACTAACAAACCTCAAGCTATTAGGGAAGTGAGGCTATCATTGTCTCCAGGACAATTTCAACCCAAATCTCCTCCTAAACCACCACAAATACCTCTCGAGCAACAAGAACAAGTACTTGTATCTTCACCTCCAATTACACAACAAGACCCTCCTAAACCATGCATACCAcaacctcctcctccaccacctcctCTACCATCCATGATAATGGTGAAAGCTACTCcccctccaccaccaccacctccacctccaCTGCCACCTTCACCTCCACCTCCACCTACTGCATCATCATCCATGATCAAGCCAAATGTAACAttaccaccaccaccgcctcctcctcctcctcctccaccatcAGCACCAAAATTGGAGCAAAGTGTTGCTCCAATAATTAAGATGGTTCCACCTCCACCTCCACCTCCACCACCAAAAGGGTCTACAAGTTCAGGTGGTTCAGCAACAACTGCTGCtgctcctccaccaccaccacccatTCCATTGAAAGGTGGATCAGTTCCAGCACCTCCACCACCCGTGCCCGGTGGTGCAAAAGGAGGTGcgccaccgccaccacctcctcTTGGAGGAGGGAGATCCTTGGGCGCTAGGGCAACTACTAAATTGAAAAGATCGACACAGTTAGGCAACCTGTATCGAACTCTAAAGGGAAAAGTAGAAGGGTCTAGCCTCAATGGAAAATCTTTAGCTGGGAAAAAAGGTGGTATTGGAGCAGCAAGCACTGGAGGGAAACAAGGAATGGCTGATGCTCTAGCAGAGATGACAAAAAG ATCCTCTTACTTCCAACAAAtagaagaagatgttcaaaagtACACAAAGCAAATCTTGGAGCTGAGATCTACCATTACtaatttcaagacaaaggaCATGACAGAATTGAGCAGGTTCCACAGAGATGTTGAATCCGTTCTTGAGAACCTAACTGATGAATCACAG GTGCTATCACGGTTTGAAGGTTTCCCCACAAAGAAGTTGGAAGCTTTAAGAATGGCAGCAGCACTGTACAACAAGTTAGACTCTATACTTACCGAGCTTCAAAATTGGAAAATAGTGCCTCCATTGGGTCAGCAACTGGAAAAGATTGAGCGTTATTTCACCaag ATTAAAACAGAATTAGATGCTTTGGAAAGAACCAAAGATGAAGAGTCCAAGAAGTTTAAGGGTCACAACATCGAATTCGACTTCCACATTCTTGTAAAGATCAAGGAAGCATTGGTGGACGTTTCCTCCAGTTGCATGGAGTTAGCACTTAAG GAGAATCGCAATGCAGCTGCTAAGAATGATGCACCTAAAAAGGAAGGTGGTTCAATGCTTTGGAAATCTTTCCAATTTGCATTCAGGATCTACACATTCGCTGGTGGCATTGATGATCGTGCTGACAAGCTAACAAGAGAATTGGCTCAGGAGATAGAAAGTGACCCGAATACAAATCCGAACCCGAACCAACCATGA